A window of Tursiops truncatus isolate mTurTru1 chromosome 8, mTurTru1.mat.Y, whole genome shotgun sequence contains these coding sequences:
- the CCDC86 gene encoding coiled-coil domain-containing protein 86 isoform X2, giving the protein MDTPLRRSRRLEGLKPESPENPTSVLRARRALVEFESNPEERREPGSPRSVRPPGLESPRHQPETSPESPSLREGAGLGSPREQPEPGPGSPQRQRDPGLESPQRQPESSPEFSRLQPQPSGESPKFSQDREEADSESPKSKEEPTPGSPRHQLQPSPGSLEPYPGRQAPGPEPSQPLQELTPQSPGSPRDQREPSKPPPPGQPERDGLGPKKREGSSAQAAASKKPKKEEIPKIPKGKPKSGRVWKDRSKKRFSQMVQDKPLRTSWQQKMKDRQERKQAKDFARHLQEEKERRRQEKKQRRAENLKRRLENERKAEIVQVIRNPAKLRRAKKQQLRSIEKRDTLAQLQEQPPRRPAAKV; this is encoded by the exons ATGGATACGCCGCTGAGGCGCAGCCGGCGGCTGGAAGGACTAAAGCCTGAATCCCCCGAGAACCCCACCTCAGTTCTGCGGGCGAGACGGGCCCTTGTGGAGTTCGAGTCGAAcccagaagaaaggagggagccCGGGTCTCCTCGGAGTGTGCGGCCGCCTGGCCTGGAGTCTCCCAGACATCAGCCGGAGACAAGCCCTGAATCACCCAGTTTACGGGAGGGGGCAGGCTTGGGGTCCCCCCGAGAGCAGCCAGAGCCGGGCCCAGGGTCGCCCCAGCGTCAGCGAGACCCAGGCCTGGAGTCGCCCCAAAGACAGCCGGAATCGAGTCCTGAATTCTCCCGACTTCAGCCACAGCCAAGTGGGGAGTCACCAAAGTTTTCCCAGGACCGAGAAGAAGCGGATTCGGAGTCGCCCAAGAGTAAGGAGGAGCCGACCCCGGGGTCCCCCCGACATCAGTTGCAGCCGAGCCCAGGGTCACTAGAGCCTTACCCCGGTCGGCAAGCGCCGGGTCCCGAGCCCTCTCAGCCCCTGCAGGAGCTGACACCCCAGTCGCCCGGCTCCCCACGGGATCAGCGTGAGCCGAGCAAGCCACCGCCGCCCGGGCAGCCGGAGAGAGACGGCCTCGGGCCAAAGAAGCGAGAAGGTTCTTCAGCCCAGGCCGCAGCGTCCAAGAAACCGAAGAAGGAGGAGATTCCTAAGATCCCGAAGGGGAAGCCCAAGTCTGGGCGGGTGTGGAAGGACCGCTCAAAGAAGAG GTTCTCCCAGATGGTTCAGGACAAGCCCCTGCGCACATCCTGGCAGCAGAAGATGAAGGACCGGCAGGAGAGAAAGCAGGCCAAGGACTTCGCCCGGCACCTGCAGGAGGAGAAGGAGCGGCGCCGGCAG GAGAAGAAGCAGCGCCGCGCCGAGAACCTGAAACGCCGCCTGGAGAACGAGCGGAAGGCGGAGATCGTCCAAGTG ATCCGGAACCCCGCCAAGCTCAGGCGAGCGAAGAAGCAGCAGCTGCGCTCCATTGAGAAGCGCGACACGCTGGCCCAGCTGCAGGAGCAGCCGCCACGGCGGCCGGCGGCCAAGGTCTGA
- the CCDC86 gene encoding coiled-coil domain-containing protein 86 isoform X1: protein MDTPLRRSRRLEGLKPESPENPTSVLRARRALVEFESNPEERREPGSPRSVRPPGLESPRHQPETSPESPSLREGAGLGSPREQPEPGPGSPQRQRDPGLESPQRQPESSPEFSRLQPQPSGESPKFSQDREEADSESPKSKEEPTPGSPRHQLQPSPGSLEPYPGRQAPGPEPSQPLQELTPQSPGSPRDQREPSKPPPPGQPERDGLGPKKREGSSAQAAASKKPKKEEIPKIPKGKPKSGRVWKDRSKKRFSQMVQDKPLRTSWQQKMKDRQERKQAKDFARHLQEEKERRRQPPLPCVAKDEGGPWPCTALGPPSLPCPTRDSSQRRHSQGRLRLHSSSKCSQWAGTIPSPVCVFIRLVLKRILCNYRHFKDGRLRHRA from the exons ATGGATACGCCGCTGAGGCGCAGCCGGCGGCTGGAAGGACTAAAGCCTGAATCCCCCGAGAACCCCACCTCAGTTCTGCGGGCGAGACGGGCCCTTGTGGAGTTCGAGTCGAAcccagaagaaaggagggagccCGGGTCTCCTCGGAGTGTGCGGCCGCCTGGCCTGGAGTCTCCCAGACATCAGCCGGAGACAAGCCCTGAATCACCCAGTTTACGGGAGGGGGCAGGCTTGGGGTCCCCCCGAGAGCAGCCAGAGCCGGGCCCAGGGTCGCCCCAGCGTCAGCGAGACCCAGGCCTGGAGTCGCCCCAAAGACAGCCGGAATCGAGTCCTGAATTCTCCCGACTTCAGCCACAGCCAAGTGGGGAGTCACCAAAGTTTTCCCAGGACCGAGAAGAAGCGGATTCGGAGTCGCCCAAGAGTAAGGAGGAGCCGACCCCGGGGTCCCCCCGACATCAGTTGCAGCCGAGCCCAGGGTCACTAGAGCCTTACCCCGGTCGGCAAGCGCCGGGTCCCGAGCCCTCTCAGCCCCTGCAGGAGCTGACACCCCAGTCGCCCGGCTCCCCACGGGATCAGCGTGAGCCGAGCAAGCCACCGCCGCCCGGGCAGCCGGAGAGAGACGGCCTCGGGCCAAAGAAGCGAGAAGGTTCTTCAGCCCAGGCCGCAGCGTCCAAGAAACCGAAGAAGGAGGAGATTCCTAAGATCCCGAAGGGGAAGCCCAAGTCTGGGCGGGTGTGGAAGGACCGCTCAAAGAAGAG GTTCTCCCAGATGGTTCAGGACAAGCCCCTGCGCACATCCTGGCAGCAGAAGATGAAGGACCGGCAGGAGAGAAAGCAGGCCAAGGACTTCGCCCGGCACCTGCAGGAGGAGAAGGAGCGGCGCCGGCAG CCACCTCTACCCTGTGTTGCCAAAGACGAGGGAGGCCCCTGGCCATGCACAGCCTTGGGGCCAccgtccctgccctgccccaccaggGACAGCAGTCAGCGTCGCCATTCCCAAGGAAGACTCCGTCTACACTCATCTTCTAAGTGTTCCCAGTGGGCCGGTACTATTCCAAGCCCTGTATGTGTGTTCATTCGTTTAGTCCTCAAAAGAATCTTATGTAATTATCGTCACTTTAAAGATGGGAGGTTGAGGCACAGAGCTTAA
- the PTGDR2 gene encoding prostaglandin D2 receptor 2 produces MSANVTMKPLCPLLEQMSHLQSHSNSSIRYMDHVSVLLHGLASLLGLVENGLILFVVGCCMRQTVVTTWVLHLALSDLLATASLPFFTYFLAVGHSWELGTTFCKLHSSIFFLNMFASGFLLSAISLDRCLQVLRPVWAQNHRTVAVAHRVCLALWALAVLNTVPYFIFRDTIPRVDGRIMCYYNVLLLNPGPDRDATCNSRQMALAVSKFLLAFAVPLAIIASSHVAVSAHLRHRGRRRPGRFVRLVAAVVAAFALCWGPYHVFSVLEARAHADPALRPLVWRGLPFVSSLAFVNSVVNPLLYVFTCPDVLRKLRRSLRSVLESVLVDDSELGGGGGSSRRRRRTSSTNTSASSFSLRGRGLSPLGPAGLLDWLRGSRAAPPQRDRAQSQDERGPLNRAPRTTSA; encoded by the coding sequence ATGTCGGCCAACGTCACGATGAAACCCCTCTGTCCCCTCCTGGAGCAGATGAGTCACCTCCAAAGCCACAGCAACTCCAGCATCCGCTACATGGACCACGTGTCGGTGCTGCTGCACGGGCTGGCCTCGCTGCTGGGCCTCGTGGAGAACGGGCTCATCCTCTTCGTGGTGGGCTGCTGCATGCGCCAGACCGTGGTCACCACCTGGGTGCTGCACCTGGCACTGTCCGACCTGCTGGCCACCGCCTCCCTGCCTTTCTTCACCTACTTCCTGGCCGTGGGCCACTCCTGGGAGCTGGGCACCACCTTCTGCAAGCTGCACTCCTCCATCTTCTTCCTCAACATGTTCGCCAGCGGCTTCCTGCTCAGCGCCATCAGTCTGGACCGCTGCCTGCAGGTGCTGCGGCCCGTGTGGGCGCAGAACCACCGCACggtggccgtggctcacagggTATGCCTGGCGCTCTGGGCCCTGGCCGTGCTCAACACCGTGCCCTACTTCATCTTCCGGGACACCATCCCGCGGGTGGACGGGCGCATCATGTGCTACTACAACGTGCTGCTCCTGAATCCCGGGCCCGACCGCGATGCCACGTGCAACTCGCGCCAGATGGCCCTGGCCGTCAGCAAGTTCCTGCTGGCCTTCGCTGTGCCGCTGGCCATCATCGCCTCGAGCCACGTGGCCGTGAGCGCGCATTTGCGCCACCGCGGCCGCCGGCGGCCCGGCCGCTTCGTGCGCCTGGTGGCGGCCGTGGTGGCGGCCTTTGCGCTCTGCTGGGGGCCCTACCACGTGTTCAGCGTGCTGGAGGCGCGGGCGCACGCGGACCCCGCACTGCGGCCGCTCGTGTGGCGCGGGCTGCCGTTCGTCAGCAGCCTGGCCTTCGTCAACAGCGTGGTCAACCCGCTGCTCTACGTGTTCACCTGCCCCGACGTGCTGCGCAAGCTGCGGCGCTCGCTGCGGAGCGTGCTGGAGAGCGTGCTGGTGGACGACAGCGAGCTGGGCGGCGGGGGCggcagcagccgccgccgccgccgcacctCCTCCACCAACACTTCGGCCTCCTCCTTCTCGCTGCGCGGCCGCGGCCTGTCCCCGCTCGGACCCGCAGGCCTGCTCGACTGGCTGCGGGGTAGCCGCGCGGCGCCCCCGCAGAGGGACCGGGCCCAATCCCAGGACGAGCGGGGCCCCCTGAACCGGGCGCCGCGCACCACCTCGGCGTAG